One genomic segment of Amycolatopsis sp. WQ 127309 includes these proteins:
- a CDS encoding precorrin-3B C(17)-methyltransferase gives MRISLAALAVLVTVAGCSAQVPGRAAPSGDGFVVKDGTLLHFRPVLTELPPSSSPAPTGSAPERQSADPAAQQAAAAALDCPQGSPDPLAGRDDPARPLVSCDRAKGTKYVLGPAFLSGADVGWVAARLDPQSGHPVIEIRFTAAGTRTWAEWTGGNVGKQVAMVLRSRVLTAPAVQSAITGGETQISGEFTLPEARQLARDIAGG, from the coding sequence GTGCGGATCTCCCTCGCGGCGCTGGCCGTCCTCGTCACCGTCGCCGGCTGCTCGGCCCAGGTGCCCGGACGCGCGGCACCCTCGGGCGACGGCTTCGTCGTCAAGGACGGCACGCTGCTGCACTTCCGGCCGGTCCTGACCGAGCTGCCGCCGTCATCGTCACCGGCACCGACGGGCTCGGCGCCGGAGCGGCAGAGCGCCGACCCCGCCGCGCAACAGGCCGCCGCGGCCGCGCTCGACTGTCCTCAGGGCAGCCCGGATCCGTTGGCGGGCCGGGACGACCCGGCGCGGCCGCTGGTCAGCTGCGACCGCGCGAAGGGCACGAAGTACGTGCTCGGCCCGGCGTTCCTGAGCGGCGCCGACGTCGGCTGGGTGGCCGCCCGCCTCGACCCGCAGTCAGGCCACCCGGTCATCGAGATCAGGTTCACCGCGGCCGGCACCCGGACCTGGGCGGAGTGGACAGGCGGCAACGTCGGCAAGCAGGTGGCGATGGTGCTGCGGAGCCGCGTGCTCACCGCGCCGGCCGTCCAGTCCGCCATCACCGGCGGCGAAACGCAGATCTCCGGGGAGTTCACCCTGCCCGAGGCGCGGCAGCTGGCCCGCGACATCGCGGGCGGTTAG